A genomic stretch from Gardnerella leopoldii includes:
- a CDS encoding dihydroorotase produces MNESGTLTLRNISVWDTGERIDLIVDGVRQDALIEQNARVTGDIDASDWVVAPGFADPHVHFRDPGQTAKETMMTGSEAAAAGGYTQVLIMPNTVPALDGEPWEDAPFDVDNVVDYLQRYGCIYGVKLPVRYDLSVCASLGRKGLKPSNIELWKKYVAGIDDDEKTSPMKKHPITAISDDGAAVPEPILRDVLAMAKQTGLPFVEHCEHHDTGAVNEGPVAKMLGVGGIPVSTELAIVQRDIDASRETGVHVHFQHVSTAAAFEAIRKAKKEGLPITCETAPHYLALCDEDVLRYGAMAKMNPPLRSKADRQATLAAIADGTIDMIATDHAPHTAEEKSGNFASTPNGIIGLECAYGVCRKVLVDAGYTDDKHLIELMAVNPMQLMSRRPTDIAALLNVSSRCANKRTLRLSITEHPENVDLVLINMRENWAVDANSFHSKARNTPFDGWQLTGRPVATIIGSEIAFSRM; encoded by the coding sequence ATGAACGAATCAGGCACCTTAACTTTGCGCAATATCTCTGTGTGGGATACTGGCGAACGTATTGATCTTATTGTTGATGGCGTTCGTCAGGATGCCCTTATAGAGCAGAATGCGCGCGTTACTGGCGATATTGACGCAAGTGATTGGGTTGTTGCTCCTGGTTTTGCAGATCCGCATGTGCATTTTAGAGATCCAGGACAAACAGCAAAAGAAACAATGATGACCGGCAGTGAGGCTGCGGCGGCTGGCGGTTATACGCAAGTTTTGATTATGCCAAATACTGTTCCAGCTCTTGACGGCGAGCCTTGGGAAGATGCTCCATTTGATGTAGATAATGTAGTTGACTATTTGCAGCGCTATGGTTGCATTTACGGCGTAAAATTGCCAGTTCGCTACGATTTGAGCGTGTGCGCATCATTGGGGCGTAAAGGCTTAAAACCAAGCAATATTGAGCTTTGGAAAAAGTATGTTGCTGGAATCGACGATGACGAAAAAACTTCTCCTATGAAAAAGCACCCGATTACTGCTATAAGCGACGACGGTGCTGCAGTGCCTGAACCGATTTTGCGAGATGTGTTAGCTATGGCAAAACAAACTGGTTTGCCATTCGTGGAGCATTGTGAGCATCATGATACGGGAGCTGTGAACGAGGGTCCGGTCGCAAAAATGCTTGGTGTTGGTGGAATTCCAGTTTCTACTGAGCTTGCAATTGTTCAGCGAGATATTGATGCTTCCCGCGAAACTGGCGTACATGTGCATTTCCAGCATGTGAGCACTGCTGCTGCGTTTGAAGCTATTCGTAAGGCAAAGAAAGAGGGTTTGCCGATTACGTGCGAAACTGCGCCTCACTATCTAGCTTTGTGTGATGAGGATGTTTTGCGATATGGTGCTATGGCTAAGATGAATCCTCCTCTTCGTTCAAAAGCGGATCGTCAAGCAACGCTCGCTGCTATTGCGGATGGCACAATTGACATGATTGCAACAGATCACGCGCCTCACACTGCGGAAGAAAAGTCAGGAAATTTTGCAAGCACTCCTAACGGAATTATTGGGCTTGAGTGCGCGTATGGCGTGTGCCGCAAAGTTTTGGTTGATGCAGGATATACGGACGATAAGCATTTAATCGAATTAATGGCAGTAAATCCAATGCAATTGATGAGCAGAAGACCTACTGATATTGCGGCTTTGCTTAACGTTTCTTCGCGATGCGCAAACAAGCGAACGCTGCGTTTAAGTATTACTGAACACCCTGAAAACGTTGATTTAGTGCTGATTAATATGCGCGAAAATTGGGCGGTTGATGCAAATTCGTTCCATTCAAAAGCTCGAAATACTCCTTTTGATGGATGGCAACTTACAGGAAGGCCTGTTGCGACGATTATTGGTTCAGAAATTGCTTTCTCGAGAATGTGA
- a CDS encoding type II toxin-antitoxin system RelE/ParE family toxin, producing the protein MSSFNILVTQDAENDLKNIRDYIASNISKKTSVRIINLIKSSIERLSLFPQFAPAVKYEPWNSLGVRRIVVKNFLVYYRVVLEENTVYILKVTYGRRNQQTVLEQIDLLD; encoded by the coding sequence ATGAGTTCTTTTAATATTCTTGTTACTCAAGATGCAGAAAATGATTTAAAAAATATAAGAGACTATATTGCATCTAATATCTCTAAGAAAACTTCCGTAAGAATTATTAATCTTATTAAATCTAGTATTGAAAGACTGTCTCTTTTTCCTCAGTTTGCGCCTGCAGTCAAGTATGAGCCTTGGAATTCACTTGGCGTGCGTCGTATAGTTGTAAAGAATTTTCTTGTTTATTACAGAGTTGTTTTAGAAGAAAATACAGTTTATATTTTGAAGGTTACTTATGGTAGGCGTAATCAACAAACTGTATTGGAACAAATAGATTTATTAGATTGA
- a CDS encoding dihydroorotate dehydrogenase, with protein MSAVNNAENNSVNNANSVTNSAETFGFDTSHVWKHPTQVAGVKWKNMVGTASGTFQLAACRRFYDVSQLGAICTKGVSPVPWEGNPSPRTAESPSGMVNAVGLQNPGVDHYLVDELPKLKSMGALVITNVAGHSDDDYAQVVEKLADSAADMLEINVSCPNVTHGGMSVGTDPVALHRLIKRLRAMTSKPMIVKMTPNVTDIVSICKAAVDAGADALSMINTLVGLRIDIRTGEPIIANRTGGVSGPAIFPIGLGFVWRVRQAMPDIPIIGIGGIDSGEKALEYLYAGANAVEVGAAALVDPTAPIRIARELDDLLDSRPKLASLLAEGKTWR; from the coding sequence ATGAGTGCTGTAAATAATGCCGAAAATAATTCTGTAAATAACGCAAATTCCGTAACAAATTCCGCTGAAACTTTTGGTTTTGACACTAGCCACGTTTGGAAGCACCCAACTCAAGTCGCAGGCGTTAAGTGGAAAAACATGGTTGGAACTGCTTCTGGAACTTTCCAGCTTGCAGCTTGCCGACGCTTTTACGACGTAAGCCAACTCGGCGCAATTTGTACAAAAGGTGTTTCTCCTGTTCCGTGGGAAGGAAATCCTTCTCCGCGCACTGCAGAATCTCCTTCTGGAATGGTAAACGCAGTTGGATTGCAAAATCCTGGTGTCGACCATTATTTAGTAGACGAGTTGCCGAAACTAAAATCCATGGGAGCACTTGTTATTACTAATGTTGCAGGTCACAGTGACGACGATTATGCGCAAGTTGTTGAAAAGCTTGCAGATTCTGCGGCCGACATGCTTGAAATTAATGTAAGCTGCCCAAACGTGACTCACGGCGGAATGAGCGTTGGTACTGATCCGGTTGCATTGCACCGCTTAATTAAGCGTCTTCGCGCAATGACAAGCAAGCCAATGATTGTAAAAATGACGCCAAATGTGACGGATATCGTTTCGATTTGCAAAGCTGCAGTTGATGCTGGAGCGGATGCTTTAAGCATGATTAACACGCTAGTTGGTTTGCGAATTGATATTCGAACAGGCGAGCCTATTATTGCGAATCGCACGGGCGGTGTTTCCGGCCCTGCAATCTTCCCAATTGGGCTTGGGTTTGTGTGGCGAGTGCGTCAAGCTATGCCAGATATTCCAATTATTGGCATTGGCGGCATTGATTCTGGCGAAAAAGCTTTGGAATACTTGTATGCTGGCGCGAATGCTGTAGAAGTTGGTGCTGCTGCTTTGGTGGATCCTACTGCTCCTATTCGCATTGCTCGCGAGCTTGACGATTTGCTTGATTCTCGTCCAAAGCTTGCGTCTTTACTCGCTGAAGGCAAAACTTGGCGCTGA
- the pyrB gene encoding aspartate carbamoyltransferase: protein MTNAISSSLHQTFSRSTIANSLAGKSVVTLDDISTAQIRMLLDKARYIDSHRKEVAHTCDGRVLATLFYEPSTRTRLSFETAMLRLGGKVIGFAGAQLSSASKGETVNDTLKVVSNYVDVVAMRHPKEGAAFVATQAVSTPIINAGDGGHMHPTQTLADLATILARFGRLNNLTVGLCGDLTYGRTVHSLIETLCRFGNVHFVLISPDELKTPQYVIDRINDTPSCTYEETRDLMEVIGKLDVLYMTRVQEERFTDREQYLRLRDTYILTEEKLQKAKSHMPVLHPLPRINEISVDVDDDPRAAYFEQVKNGMLMRMALESSVLGDELCGYEPTDFVNVPEDELQAVDAHGISLTDPRVHVTDVNAPEDLTCPNPRCITNSELTLKRKFYKADSVRQEYRCMYCDEEAETK from the coding sequence ATGACGAACGCAATTTCTAGTTCTTTGCATCAAACTTTTTCTCGCAGCACAATTGCAAATTCTCTAGCTGGCAAAAGTGTTGTTACATTAGATGATATTTCAACTGCGCAAATACGAATGCTCTTAGACAAAGCGCGATACATTGATTCGCACCGTAAAGAAGTGGCTCACACTTGCGATGGCAGAGTGTTGGCCACTCTTTTTTATGAGCCGAGCACGCGCACTCGCTTAAGCTTCGAAACAGCAATGCTGCGTTTAGGTGGAAAGGTAATCGGTTTTGCAGGTGCGCAACTTTCTAGTGCAAGCAAGGGTGAAACTGTAAACGATACTTTGAAAGTCGTGTCTAACTATGTTGATGTTGTTGCAATGCGTCACCCAAAGGAGGGTGCTGCTTTTGTTGCAACGCAAGCTGTGAGCACGCCTATTATTAACGCAGGTGACGGCGGCCACATGCACCCAACTCAAACTCTTGCAGACTTGGCAACTATTCTCGCGCGATTTGGTCGCCTTAATAATCTCACTGTCGGCTTGTGTGGCGACTTAACTTATGGACGCACAGTTCACTCGCTTATTGAAACTTTGTGCCGCTTTGGAAACGTTCATTTTGTGCTGATTAGCCCGGATGAGCTTAAAACTCCGCAGTACGTAATCGACCGCATTAATGACACTCCTTCGTGCACTTACGAAGAAACTCGCGACTTGATGGAAGTTATTGGCAAGCTTGACGTGCTTTACATGACCCGCGTGCAAGAAGAGCGTTTTACGGATCGCGAGCAATACTTGCGACTTCGTGACACGTACATTTTGACTGAAGAAAAATTGCAAAAAGCAAAGTCGCATATGCCTGTGCTGCATCCGCTTCCTCGAATTAACGAGATTTCTGTTGACGTTGATGACGATCCTCGCGCAGCATATTTTGAGCAGGTTAAAAACGGTATGCTTATGCGTATGGCTTTGGAAAGTTCCGTTCTTGGAGACGAGCTTTGCGGCTACGAACCAACTGATTTTGTAAACGTGCCAGAAGACGAATTGCAAGCAGTTGACGCACACGGAATTTCATTAACGGATCCTCGCGTGCACGTAACAGACGTGAATGCGCCTGAAGATCTTACTTGCCCGAATCCTCGTTGCATAACAAACAGCGAACTAACTCTTAAACGTAAGTTCTACAAAGCTGATTCCGTAAGGCAAGAGTATCGTTGCATGTATTGCGACGAAGAAGCAGAAACTAAATAA
- the pyrF gene encoding orotidine-5'-phosphate decarboxylase, whose translation MDELIEAIAAKQNPSVVGLDPKPGIVPAEIISSLADEVLQEVEGEDALPTLLATAYFEFNRAIIDAVADFVPAVKPQIAMYEALGPAGIDTYAMTCEYAKSQGLVVIGDAKRGDIGSTAGQYAAHLSGFANLSAYFEDENATDNALPQSLKNLLKSSKNLDVWHEDSLTVNPYMGSDGVKPFIDEALAYDKSIFVLLRTSNPSSKELQELILQDGKPVYEHMADLIENWGASSIGKHGYSRVGAVVGATHPQEGKHLREIMPHTFFLVPGYGAQGGTAQDVAGMFDANSEGAIVNSSRGIIGAWKKSEDYAKNQGHMSLDDILDIVRDSAAVAAKNMRDDLRNAVYR comes from the coding sequence ATGGACGAACTTATTGAAGCGATTGCAGCCAAGCAAAATCCTAGCGTAGTGGGCTTGGATCCTAAGCCTGGAATTGTTCCTGCCGAAATTATTAGCTCTCTTGCGGACGAAGTTTTGCAAGAAGTAGAAGGCGAGGATGCGCTGCCAACGCTTTTAGCTACAGCTTATTTTGAGTTTAATCGTGCGATTATTGACGCAGTTGCAGATTTTGTGCCGGCTGTAAAGCCGCAAATCGCTATGTACGAGGCGCTTGGTCCTGCAGGTATCGATACTTACGCAATGACCTGCGAATACGCAAAATCGCAAGGATTAGTTGTAATAGGTGACGCAAAGCGCGGAGATATTGGCTCTACAGCTGGTCAGTATGCGGCTCATTTAAGCGGCTTCGCTAATCTTTCTGCATATTTTGAAGACGAAAATGCGACTGATAACGCACTGCCACAATCTCTTAAAAATCTTCTAAAAAGCTCTAAAAATCTTGACGTTTGGCATGAAGATTCGCTTACAGTAAACCCTTATATGGGTTCGGATGGAGTGAAGCCTTTTATCGATGAAGCATTAGCGTACGATAAAAGCATTTTTGTGCTGCTTCGCACTTCGAATCCTTCTAGCAAGGAGCTACAGGAGCTTATTTTGCAAGATGGCAAGCCAGTGTATGAGCATATGGCGGATTTGATTGAGAACTGGGGTGCTTCAAGCATTGGCAAGCACGGTTATTCAAGAGTTGGCGCAGTTGTAGGTGCCACGCATCCGCAGGAGGGCAAGCATTTGCGCGAGATTATGCCGCACACTTTCTTCCTTGTTCCAGGCTATGGCGCTCAAGGCGGTACAGCTCAAGATGTTGCAGGAATGTTTGATGCAAATTCTGAAGGCGCTATTGTAAATTCTTCGCGCGGTATTATTGGTGCTTGGAAAAAGTCTGAAGATTACGCTAAAAATCAAGGTCATATGTCTCTCGATGACATTCTTGATATTGTGCGTGATTCTGCAGCTGTTGCTGCGAAAAATATGCGTGACGACTTGCGAAATGCAGTGTATCGCTAG
- a CDS encoding dihydroorotate dehydrogenase electron transfer subunit: MSDGMFIPTRKASGNAIITLREDAFDSSGSSSADESNNAKYSRLWGRRAVEVLNNEKLDEGVYRLTLRDSEIAKKAAPAQFVNLYSPDPTAMLPRPFGVASVEGDTFTLIFAVIGKGTAKFAELKPGDSIDALGPLGLGFNISKPAHYVLVSGGLGVPPILCAAQALSKREDSSVTAVLGYRNKRFADDLTKEYISDVHSITNAEGTVITLLDELEKVKHFDFDDDLPTVILSCGPLPMMKAVAHWAHERNIECQLSLEARMGCGYGTCVACVVDTLEGRLKVCNDGPVFDANRLGWE; this comes from the coding sequence ATGAGTGATGGCATGTTTATTCCAACGCGAAAAGCCTCTGGAAACGCCATAATTACGTTACGTGAAGACGCTTTTGATTCTTCCGGCTCAAGTTCTGCAGACGAAAGCAATAATGCAAAATATTCGCGCCTTTGGGGGCGCAGAGCTGTAGAAGTACTCAATAATGAGAAGCTAGACGAAGGCGTGTACCGTTTAACTTTGCGAGATTCTGAGATTGCTAAAAAAGCTGCTCCTGCGCAATTTGTGAACTTGTATTCCCCTGATCCAACTGCTATGCTTCCGCGTCCTTTTGGAGTTGCAAGCGTAGAAGGCGATACTTTTACTTTGATTTTTGCTGTGATTGGCAAAGGCACTGCTAAGTTTGCTGAGCTTAAACCAGGAGATAGCATTGACGCTCTTGGACCTTTGGGACTTGGCTTTAATATTTCCAAACCTGCACATTATGTGTTGGTTAGTGGCGGCTTGGGCGTGCCACCTATTTTGTGTGCTGCTCAAGCGCTTTCAAAGCGTGAAGATTCTAGCGTAACGGCAGTGCTTGGCTACCGTAACAAACGTTTTGCAGATGATTTAACGAAAGAATATATTTCAGACGTACACAGTATTACAAATGCTGAAGGAACTGTTATTACACTTCTTGACGAACTTGAAAAAGTTAAGCATTTTGATTTCGACGACGATTTACCAACGGTTATTTTGTCTTGTGGTCCTTTGCCTATGATGAAAGCTGTAGCTCACTGGGCGCATGAAAGAAATATTGAGTGCCAGCTCAGTTTAGAAGCGCGTATGGGTTGCGGATACGGAACTTGCGTTGCTTGCGTTGTTGACACTTTGGAAGGCAGGCTGAAAGTTTGCAACGACGGTCCTGTTTTTGATGCGAATCGTTTGGGTTGGGAGTAA
- a CDS encoding bifunctional [glutamine synthetase] adenylyltransferase/[glutamine synthetase]-adenylyl-L-tyrosine phosphorylase, which translates to MESANITDSATTETNCNESSTNSSALTSRSLIKAGFSRPDAARCAMMAICKNCNKISFETLLRSALTVEDPDSALLSLQDLSEAYPEIINNISTSNSQISDSLTSLMQVLGASNALAMLMRTRPNLIKAAANDPNHLFAMTREERVKDLLEAIQAYTATVVSSESSDSNTIYLTSLGFAQAVSALRARYREHVAAIMAADLASADPVEVQPDISRKLSDAADAVLEAALSISRGQVTGSSACRFAIIAMGKLGAQEINYVSDIDLIYVVEPADLSNKQNQDAALRVGVSMAMVLQKVCQSVVMGSVEPPLWQIDTALRPEGKDGPLVRRLDSHREYYEKWASSWEFQALLKSRPAAGDTDLGKAYRDMVEPFIWKASGREHFVADCQHMRQRVESLIPASQRDLDMKLGKGGLRDVEFTVQMLQLVHGSEDESLRVRDTISALQALAQGGYVSRSQAALLAEHYRFERVLEHRQQMWSMHRTHLFPDLGAQGNGGLDRARTISTEQLNNNEQICRLARAVRLRPEELVARFDKARREIRHLHKDIYYRPMLPINAQTDADPIVLSPEAARARFASIGFADARAAQLHVEALTEGLSRAAKIHRILLPAVLKWLGDGQNPDMGLLAWRRLAERFGGKNTYLGFLRDSPSAAQRLCHVLADSRYLGDAMMQSMQSITWLGDDEALSARDRASLDMQTSAMVARYASNIADFAQSLRALRRQEIERVALAWMCGLIDDDTSMLAMSDVFDAILDATLQWSMREAVSVMNLNAPQAEIAIIALGRYGGKEVNFCSDADIMVIYKPVGEDCDLNAAHRFAQKTVDILRNILQGPLTLEPKIMVDLDLRPEGKDGPLVRSLESCEKYYRQWASTWEHQALLRARFAAGSKELADALLNGVVNELRYAANPLSESQLAEIRKLKARMEAERLPRGVSRDRHLKLGRGGLSDVEWTVQLMQLQYASKHESLRVVGTMQALKALQSEHFISDEDAEVLSRCWHMCSAVRNANFLWSGSMARADIIPTDSYSLGGIATYLGYEPNQGRVFENDLLATMRQCREIMSRLFYGR; encoded by the coding sequence ATAATAAATAATATTTCAACTTCAAATTCGCAAATATCTGACTCATTAACAAGCCTAATGCAAGTATTAGGTGCGTCTAACGCGTTGGCAATGCTTATGCGCACAAGGCCTAATCTTATAAAAGCTGCAGCAAATGACCCGAATCATCTTTTTGCAATGACTAGGGAAGAACGCGTAAAAGACTTACTCGAAGCAATACAAGCTTACACTGCAACAGTTGTTTCTTCTGAAAGCAGCGATTCTAACACAATTTACTTAACATCACTCGGCTTTGCACAAGCAGTTTCTGCGCTTCGTGCGCGCTACCGTGAGCATGTTGCTGCAATTATGGCAGCTGATTTAGCGAGCGCTGACCCTGTTGAAGTGCAGCCAGATATTAGTCGTAAGCTTTCCGACGCTGCCGATGCTGTTTTAGAGGCAGCGTTGTCTATTTCGCGAGGACAGGTTACTGGTTCTTCCGCATGCAGATTTGCGATTATTGCTATGGGCAAGCTTGGAGCGCAAGAAATTAACTACGTTTCCGATATCGATTTGATTTATGTTGTGGAGCCTGCGGATTTAAGCAACAAGCAGAACCAGGATGCTGCTTTGCGCGTTGGTGTTTCTATGGCAATGGTTTTGCAAAAAGTATGCCAGTCGGTGGTTATGGGCTCTGTGGAGCCTCCGCTTTGGCAGATTGATACTGCGCTTCGCCCGGAAGGTAAGGATGGTCCTCTTGTTCGTAGGCTTGATTCTCATAGAGAATATTATGAAAAGTGGGCGAGTAGCTGGGAGTTTCAGGCGCTTTTGAAGTCGCGCCCTGCAGCAGGGGATACGGATCTTGGAAAAGCTTATCGCGATATGGTAGAGCCGTTTATTTGGAAGGCTTCTGGTCGTGAGCATTTTGTAGCTGACTGCCAGCATATGCGTCAGCGTGTGGAGTCGCTTATTCCGGCTTCTCAACGCGATTTGGATATGAAACTTGGTAAAGGCGGCTTGCGCGATGTTGAGTTTACTGTGCAAATGCTGCAGCTTGTGCACGGAAGTGAGGATGAGTCGCTTCGAGTAAGGGATACTATTTCCGCTTTGCAAGCGTTGGCTCAAGGTGGCTACGTCTCTAGGTCTCAGGCGGCGCTATTGGCAGAACACTACCGTTTTGAGCGTGTTCTTGAGCATCGTCAGCAAATGTGGAGTATGCATCGCACGCATTTGTTCCCAGATTTGGGTGCGCAAGGAAACGGCGGCTTGGATCGCGCGCGCACAATTTCTACAGAGCAGCTTAACAACAATGAGCAGATTTGCCGACTTGCTCGTGCTGTGCGGCTTCGTCCGGAAGAGTTAGTTGCGCGTTTTGATAAAGCTCGTCGTGAAATTCGGCACTTGCATAAGGATATTTACTACCGTCCGATGCTTCCTATTAACGCTCAAACGGATGCGGATCCTATTGTGCTTTCGCCGGAGGCTGCTCGCGCGCGCTTTGCTTCTATTGGTTTTGCGGATGCTCGCGCAGCACAGTTGCATGTTGAAGCGCTTACAGAGGGGCTTTCTAGGGCTGCTAAAATTCATAGAATTTTGCTTCCGGCAGTGTTGAAGTGGCTTGGCGACGGGCAGAATCCGGATATGGGTTTGCTTGCGTGGCGGCGTCTTGCGGAGCGTTTTGGCGGAAAAAATACGTATCTTGGTTTTTTGCGTGATTCTCCTTCCGCAGCTCAGCGTCTTTGCCACGTTTTGGCGGATTCGCGCTATCTTGGCGACGCTATGATGCAGTCTATGCAGTCTATTACTTGGCTTGGAGACGACGAAGCGTTATCTGCGCGCGATAGGGCAAGTCTTGACATGCAAACTAGTGCAATGGTTGCGCGTTATGCAAGTAATATTGCGGATTTTGCGCAGTCTTTGCGCGCTCTTCGCCGGCAGGAAATTGAGCGAGTAGCTTTAGCTTGGATGTGTGGTCTTATTGATGACGATACTTCTATGCTTGCAATGAGTGATGTGTTTGATGCTATTTTAGATGCGACTTTGCAATGGTCTATGCGTGAAGCTGTGTCAGTCATGAATTTGAATGCTCCTCAAGCTGAAATTGCTATTATTGCTTTAGGTCGCTACGGTGGTAAAGAAGTAAACTTCTGTTCTGATGCAGATATTATGGTAATTTACAAGCCGGTTGGTGAAGATTGCGATTTAAACGCAGCTCACCGCTTTGCGCAAAAAACTGTAGATATTTTGCGTAATATTTTGCAAGGTCCTCTTACACTTGAACCAAAAATCATGGTCGATTTGGATTTGCGTCCGGAAGGAAAAGACGGTCCGCTTGTTCGTTCGCTAGAATCTTGCGAAAAGTATTATCGTCAATGGGCTAGCACTTGGGAGCATCAAGCGTTGTTGCGAGCGCGTTTTGCTGCAGGTTCTAAGGAGTTGGCGGATGCTTTGCTTAACGGAGTTGTAAACGAATTGCGTTACGCTGCAAATCCTCTTAGTGAATCTCAGCTTGCTGAAATTCGTAAGCTTAAAGCTCGCATGGAAGCGGAGCGTTTACCTCGAGGAGTTAGTAGGGACAGGCATTTGAAGCTTGGTCGCGGCGGTTTAAGCGATGTTGAGTGGACTGTGCAATTGATGCAATTGCAATATGCTTCAAAGCATGAATCTTTACGAGTAGTTGGAACTATGCAAGCGTTGAAAGCATTGCAATCTGAGCATTTTATAAGCGACGAGGATGCTGAAGTTTTAAGCCGCTGCTGGCATATGTGTTCTGCAGTGCGCAACGCAAACTTCTTGTGGTCTGGATCAATGGCTCGCGCAGATATTATTCCAACTGACTCGTATTCTTTGGGCGGAATAGCAACTTACCTTGGCTATGAGCCGAATCAGGGCCGCGTTTTTGAAAACGATCTTTTAGCAACCATGCGTCAGTGCCGCGAAATCATGTCTCGTCTTTTCTACGGTCGCTAA